The stretch of DNA CAGCAAAATCAAAAAAATGCAGAGTATCAAAAGCTGGATTTAGAAACAAAGGTACTGTCATCTTACAGAACCTGGAAAGGTCAATACGATCAGCTATCAGAGATCAAAGATAGTGACTTAAATAATCTGGAACTTGTTTATAATGGTATGTTGACCAACTTTAAAAAAGGAAATGTAAGTTTTATTGAATTCACAGATTTTATGGAGAGTTACAGACAGACCGCTTTGCAGATCTATGACATGAAAAATGACCTTATCCAATCTGCTGAACAGCTTAATCAACTGGTACAAACTAAAATCTTTTATTAAAAACATGAAAAAATATATAATTATTGCATTGGGGGTTGTTTCACTAGCATCTTGCTCTAAAAAAGAAGAAGAGAAGACACCACAACCTAAAGGGTTTGAACTAAGTAATACGATGTTTAAATCGATTTCTTTTGCAAAAGCTGAGAAGAAATATATTGTAGACGATCATAATTTTTATGGAAAAATATCTGCAGATAAAAATAACTATATTGATGTTTACCCTTTAGTGGGAGGAAATGTTTTAAGTGTGAATGTTGAGTTGGGAGACTATGTAAAAAAAGGACAAGTCTTAGCTACTATTAGAAGTACTGAATTAGCTGAAGTACAAAAAGATGTAAGTGATGCTAAAACAGATTTGGTGGTGGCACAAAATAATGTAAGAGTTGCTAAGGAAATGTATGAAGGAAAACTGAATACAGAAAGAGATGTCTTAGAAGCTAAAAGCCAATTACAGAAAGCACAGGATCAGTTGCATAGAGCTAATGCCGTGAGTACGGTGTATAATGTGAAAAGAGGGAATATTTATTGTGTCGTAGCTCCTATTAATGGATATATTGTTCAAAAGAATATCAATAAAGATATGCAATTGAGGACGGATAGAAGTGATAATATATTTGATGTTGCCAATACGACTAATGTCTGGGCTATTATGAACGTTAATGAATCGGATATAGATAAAATTAGTCTTGGAATGAAGGCTGAGGTTTCTACTCTTTCTTATCCGGATAAAATATTTTATGGAAAAATTGATAAAATTTTCAAAATTATTGATCCGGAAACCAATGCTATGCAAGCAAGAGTGGTGCTGGATAATACAAGCGGATTACTCATTCCTGATAGTAAAGCAACGATAAAAGTTTCACATTCAGAAAATAATATGGCGATTACTATTCCTTCTAATGCTGTGATTTTTGATGACAATAGAAACTTTGTTGTTGTTTACAAATCCAGAGCAGATATTAAGGTTAAAGAAATAAAGGTTTTGAAACAGGTAGGCGATATTACTTTTGTCTCTGAAGGTTTGTCGGAAGGAGAGCAGGTTATTAACAACAATCAGCTGCTGATTTATCGCTCATTAAAGTCGTAACCGTTTATCCATTCTTCATTAATTTACTATGAATAAATTCATTAAAAATATTATTGCTTTTTCTCTGAAAAATAAAGCATTTACCTTTATCTGGGTAGCTATTTTGGCGGTTGCTGGTTTTATAAGCTTCAAAAATATGCCGATTGAAGCTTTTCCTGATGTTACCAATACCCAGATTGTAATCATTACCCAATGGAACGGAAGGAGTGCAGAAGAGGTGGAGCGTTTTGTAACGACTCCTATCGAATTGGCTATGAGTCCTGTTCAGAAAAAAACAAGTGTAAGAAGTACGACCATGTTTGGTCTTTCTATCGTTAAAATTCTTTTTGATGATGGAGTAGATGATACTTTTGCCAGAAATCAGGTCAATAATCAATTAAGAACAGTAAGCCTGCCTGATGGAGTGGATCCTGAAGTCCAGCCACCCTATGGGCCAACCGGAGAAATTTTCAGATATACATTAGAAAGTAAAACCAAAGATTCCCGGGAGCTACTAACCTTACAAAACTGGGTTATTGACAGGGCATTAAGAGGCGTACCTGGGGTAGCTGATATTAATGTTTTTGGTGGACAGGACAAAGTCTTTGAATTAAGTATTGATCCGAGAGCATTGGATAAATATAATCTTACACCGCTTCAGGTATATGATGCCGTTACGAAAAGTAACTTGAATGTTGGAGGAGATGTTATTGAGAAAAACGGGCAAGCTTATGTGGTAAGAGGAATAGGGTTGGTGAAATCTGTCGTTGATATTGGAAATATTACGATTGAAAATGATAGTGGGAATCCGGTATTGGTTAAGAATGTTGCCAATGTTCATGAAAGCTCTATGCCTAGAGTAGGACAGGCAGGATTAAATAACCATGAAGATACTGTAGAAGGGATTGTGGTGATGAGAAAAGGGGAGAACCCCAGAGAAGTTTTAGTCGGAGTGAAAGCTAAGATTAAAGAGCTTAACGAAAAGATTCTTCCGAAAGATGTAAAAATGGTAACCTTCTATGATCGTGATAACCTGATGGATTTCACGACTGAAACGGTAATGCACAATTTGATGGAGGGGATTGTTCTTGTAACGGTGATGGTATTGATTTTCATGGCCGACTGGAGGACTACTTTAATTGTTTCCATCATTATCCCATTATCTTTATTATTTGCATTCCTGTGTTTGAAGTTAGCCGGAATGAGTGCCAATTTACTTTCATTGGGAGCGGTTGATTTTGGAATTATCATTGATGGTGCCGTCGTCATGGTGGAAGGTATTTTTGTAATTCTTGATCATAAAGCCCATAAATATGGGATGGAAAAGTTCAATAAGATGGCCAAAGGTGGATGGATTAAGCAGACCGGAACAGGTTTGGGAAAAGCCATTTTCTTTTCAAAACTAATCATCATTACGTCTTTAATTCCAATTTTCTCATTTCAGAAAGTGGAAGGTAAAATGTTTTCACCATTAGCATTTACATTAGGGTTTGCTTTAATGGGTGCATTGATATTCACATTAACTTTAGTGCCGGTTCTTTCACATATTCTCTTAAATAAAAATGTCCGGGAAAAGAATAACCCATTTGTTAACTTTTGGGATAGAATCGTATTGAAAGGTTTTAACTATACTTTTAAGTATAAAAAAATGAGTTTAATTGTTGCTATTGCTTTTTTAGGAGTCACTTTATTCTCAGGAAAATTCCTGGGCACGGAGTTTTTACCACAATTAAACGAGGGATCACTTTGGATTACTGCTGAAATGCCAATGAGCTCTTCATTAAAAGAGTCGTTGAAAACAGCGGATCTTCTGAAAAAGGATATTATGAGCTTTTCTGAAGTTACGGATGTTTTAGCTCAGACAGGACGTAGTAATGATGGAACAGATCCGAATGGGTTTGGATTTGTACAGTTTGCAGTTAATCTCAAGCCAAAGAATGAGTGGAAACGAAAAATCAGCTATGATGAGCTTATTCAGGAAATTGATGGAAAACTAAGGAATTACCAGGGAATTACATTTAATTATTCTCAGCCTATTTCAGATAATGTGGCTGAAGCAGTAGCAGGATTTAAGGCAGAAAACGGAATTAAAATTTATGGAGATAATCTGGAAACTTTAGACAGATTGGCTGAGGAAGTTTTAAAAGAAATTAAAAAGGTAGAGGGAGTTAAAGATCCTGGAATCATCAAAAATATTGGGCAACCTGAAGTAAGCGTAGTATTGGATAGAGATAAAATGGCAGCTTATGGAGTGATGCCTGCCGATGCCCAGGCTGTTTTAGAAATGGCTTTCGGAGGTAAAACGGCTTCTGAGATGTTTGACGGTGAAAGAAAGTTTCCTATCAGACTTCGTTATGCTCAGGAATATAGGAAAGATGAGAATGATATTGCTTTGTTGATGGTTCCGACGCAGGATGGTGCAAAAATTCCTTTAAAGGAAATCAGTACTATTGTTAAGGATAATGGAGCGGCCTTTATTTACAGAGATGATATTAAACGTTATATAGGAGTCAAATTCTCTATCCGTGACCGGGATTTGGGAGGAACCATTGCAGATGCACAGAAAGAAGTTTCTAAAATTGAGCTTCCTGATGGCTATTCTATTGGCTGGACAGGACAGTTTGAAAATCAGCAAAGAGCTTCACATCGTTTGACACAGGTTGTTCCGGTAAGTATTCTAATGATTTTCTTCCTGTTGTTTATCCTTTTTGGAAATATCAAAGATTCTCTTCTGGTGTTGGCGAATGTACCTTTTGCATTAATTGGAGGAATTATTGCCCTTCATGTTACAAGAATGAATTTTGGGATATCTGCCGGTGTAGGAATGATTGCATTACTGGGTATCTGTATTCAAAATGGAGTAATTCTGATTAGTGAGTTCCATCAGAACGTTAAAAACGGATTGAAGCTTGATGACGCTATATTTACTGGAGTAAAATCGAGAACAAGACCGGTAATTATGACTGCATTAATGGCATCTATAGGACTTTTACCAGCAGCTTTGTCTACCGGTATAGGTTCAGAATCTCAAAAGCCTTTGGCAATTGTAATTATTGGAGGATTAATCACTGCAACGGTTCTTACATTGCTTATTTTCCCGATTATTTTCTGGATTTTTTACCGAACTAAGAGATCACAACAGATTTAATGCTGGTATTTCATTCAAATTATAGAATGTTAGAATAAGATGTAAACTTTCTTGAAAGAGGTTTGAGAATTAAAGAAATATCAGTTTTAAAATAATAGTGTATATTAATTACTTGAAATAGGCAAAAAAGTATAATCAGAGAGAAATATGCCTCAGAAAAAGCCACTCTTAAAACTTGAAATTAATTGGGTATCAGGCTTTTTGATAAAAGGTTTTCTAAAGTTTTTTTCAATCGATAAATTTGTGTAAATTTGCACTTCAATACAATGAAGTATATAGGGTTGTAATTCTTTGGATTTGAATATTGAAACTTTTTTCTGAAAAAAGATTTTAGTATTTAAAAATTCATTATATTTGCAAACCGAAAATTTGAATAAACAATAAATAAATAATTTAAATCATGGCAAAGGAAACGTTTAATCGTAACAAACCACACTTGAACATTGGTACTATTGGTCACGTTGACCATGGTAAAACAACTCTTACGGCTGCTATCAGTGCTGTATTAGCTAGCAAAGGTCTTGCTGAGAAAAAAGACTTCTCTGCAATTGACTCTGCTCCAGAAGAAAAAGAAAGAGGTATTACTATCAATACTGCTCACATCGAATACGAAACTGAAAAAAGACACTATGCTCACGTTGACTGTCCAGGTCACGCCGACTATGTTAAGAACATGGTAACTGGTGCTGCTCAAATGGATGGAGCTATCGTAGTATGTGCTGCAACTGACGGTCCAATGCCTCAGACTAGAGAACATATCCTACTTTGCCGTCAGGTAAACGTACCAAGAATCGTTGTTTTCATGAACAAAGTTGACATGGTAGATGATCCAGAGTTATTAGAGCTTGTTGAAATGGAGCTTAGAGACTTATTATCTACTTACGAATTTGACGGAGACAACTCTCCAGTAATTCAAGGTTCTGCATTAGGAGCTCTTACAGCAGCTACTGCATCTCCTGCTAACACAGAAGATAAGTGGTTCAAGAGCGTTGAAGAATTAATGGATGCTGTTGATACTTGGATCGAACAACCACCAAGAGATACTGAAAAGCCATTCTTGATGCCAATCGAAGACGTATTCTCTATTACAGGTAGAGGTACTGTAGCAACTGGTAGAATCGAGGCTGGTGTTATCAACACTGGAGATCCAGTTGATATCGTTGGTATGGGTGATGAGAAATTAACTTCTACTATTACAGGAGTTGAGATGTTCAGAAAAATCCTAGATAGAGGTGAAGCTGGAGATAACGTAGGTCTATTGTTGAGAGGTATTGAAAAAACTGACATCAAGAGAGGTATGGTTATCGCTAAGAAAGATTCAGTTAAGCCACACAAAAAATTCAAAGCTTCTGTTTATATCCTTTCTAAAGAAGAAGGTGGACGTCACACTCCATTCCACAACAAATACCGTCCTCAGTTCTACGTAAGAACTACTGACGTTACAGGTGAAATCTTCTTACCAGAAGGTGTAGAAATGGTAATGCCAGGAGATAACTTAGAGATCACTGTAGAATTGTTACAACCAATCGCTCTTAACGTAGGTCTTAGATTTGCGATCAGAGAAGGAGGTAGAACAGTTGGTTCAGGTCAGGTTACTGAAATCTTAGATTAATATCTTAAAATAAATAAAGCTTCCGAAAGGAAACTCTCGGAAGCTTTTTATCTACGGGCATCGTCCAATGGTAGGATACCGGTCTCCAAAACCGTTGATCAGGGTTCGAATCCTTGTGCCCGTGCAAATAATAATTATGAGTTCATTTATCGATTTTTTAAAAGGTTCTTATAACGAATTCAGACATAAAGTTGAATGGCCAAAATGGGCTGATCTACAATCATCTACAATTGTAGTAACGATTGCAACAGTGATTTTGTCATTATTTACCTTTGGAGTTGACGAATTGTTTTCTAAAGCAATAAGCAACATAATTGGAATGCTAATTAACGTGTTCAACTAAAAAAAGTATTTTCCCATAATGAGCGAATTGAAATGGTATGTGCTGAAAGCGATCAGCGGACAGGAAAATAAAGTGAAAAACTATATTGAGACAGAAATCAAACGTTTAGGGTTTGAGCAGTACGTTACTCAAGTGGTTATTCCTATGGAAAAGGTAATTCAATTGAGAAACGGTAAGAAAGTTCCAAAAGAAAGACCTTACTATCCTGGTTACTTGATGGTAGAAGCTGATTTAATGGGAGAGATACCTCACATTATTAAAAATATCCCTGGAGTTATTTCTTTTTTAAGTTTAACAAAAGGAGGTGATCCTGTTCCGATGAGAAAATCTGAAGTGAACAGAATGTTAGGAAGAATGGATGAGCTTTCAGAATTTGCTACCGATCTTGAGATTCCTTATGTAGTGGGTGAAAATGTGAAAGTGATCGATGGTCCTTTCAACGGATTCAACGGAACAGTAGAGAAGATTCTTGAAGATAAAAAGAAAATTGAAGTTTCAGTTTTAATTTTCGGTAGAAAGACACCAATGGAATTAAGCTACATGCAAGTAGAAAAAGTATAGAAAATACAGCAAGATATAAAAAAAGCCACTCATTTGAGTGGCTTTTTTGTTTGTATTAATTGATTGTGGTCTGTCTAAAATAATGTTGTTTTAAGTTAAAATAAGTTTGTTGTTTATTTTATGCTTTTCCCTAGTATGTTTTTAATAGTTATTTAATTAAAACTAAATCTTTAGATAATAAATGGATATTTCCATGGCATGTTTCTTGTAAAGTATTCTTTTGAAAACATGAATAGTTTCTAATTTTTGATTTTTGAACCTCCATAAGCGGTTAAAATTTGAAATGAAGTTTCTAGGAGTAATTTAAACACTAAGCAAACACACAATTAAATGACTAAAATTATTTCGATAGTACTTATCACAAGTATTATTGGGGTTATCAATGCCCAGACTACTGGTAAGGTAGGGATTAATACAAAAACTCCTGAAAAAGAACTCTCAGTAAATGGTACGATGAAGACATCAGGTATGTTCTTTAAAGATCCTATTGAAAAATTAGGTTCGAGTGAGAATTATACATTCATTATCAAGTCTCCAGTTCCTGAAAACAAAATTACGGCTTACAACGATTCTTTTGTACCCAATTCGCCTGCACCCATTAACCTTATTCAATACAAAATAACCTGTGATCCTTCTGATAAGGATTGGGTGAATCAGTATGACACTAAAATCAACTCAGATAAGTTTCTTGTCGTTATCTCTTCATTTGGTTTTACCCAGCCCGTGAGAACAAACAGCCCTGATTGGGTAACACCTGTTCCTCAGATCTTTGCTTATTATAATAATGGAACATGGAAAGTAAAAGCAGACTATCAAGGGTTCGCTCCCGCTCCCACATTACCAGCAGGAGTTTGGACTTTGAATTTATTGGTTTTTGATAGGTCATATGCAAAAGAAATAAACCGAACACAAGGTATGGGTGCATCTACTACTGGTGCGGCAACCACTTCTTTACTTCAATAAAAAAAACTTATAATGAAAAAAATTACCATACTATTTTTTATAACGTGTACTTTCATAGGTGTCGATGCGCAATTAGGGATCAATACAAAGACTCCACAAGCTACCCTAGATGTAGTAGGAGGGACGTTAGTAGAATCATATATAATAGATACGACCAATTCACCGGCGACAGGAAATTATTTTCTTCTTACCCGCTCTAAAGACACTACTCCTGTAGGAAAAGTAAAGATGCTTGATATTTCTTTAAGAGATGTAGCTCCGGTTAATGCTTATAACATTATCATGAAAAATGTGAGGCAGGATGAAGTTGTTAATTTGAATACCGGATTAGAGGTCAATAAATATGTGGTAGCCATTACAGGCGCGATCTTTACTGATGCTGTGTCTGCAGCGAATACTTCAACTAACCCCAAATCATATGGTTCATACTCTACAGAAGTAACCCAGGTAGCAAAAGGAGGTACTACTTATCATGCTATCAACCTTGCTTTTAAAGGAGCTGGTACTGTTTCTTCACAGAATGGTACATGGACGATTACTTTAAATGTTTATGAAAGGTCTTTAATTAAAGATTGGGGAACATTTACAGGGTCTGTATCAGCTTCTGCTTCGCCTTCCTATTCAGGAGTTTCAACAAATACACCACTAGGACTTCAATAATAAGATTATG from Chryseobacterium piperi encodes:
- a CDS encoding efflux RND transporter periplasmic adaptor subunit, whose amino-acid sequence is MKKYIIIALGVVSLASCSKKEEEKTPQPKGFELSNTMFKSISFAKAEKKYIVDDHNFYGKISADKNNYIDVYPLVGGNVLSVNVELGDYVKKGQVLATIRSTELAEVQKDVSDAKTDLVVAQNNVRVAKEMYEGKLNTERDVLEAKSQLQKAQDQLHRANAVSTVYNVKRGNIYCVVAPINGYIVQKNINKDMQLRTDRSDNIFDVANTTNVWAIMNVNESDIDKISLGMKAEVSTLSYPDKIFYGKIDKIFKIIDPETNAMQARVVLDNTSGLLIPDSKATIKVSHSENNMAITIPSNAVIFDDNRNFVVVYKSRADIKVKEIKVLKQVGDITFVSEGLSEGEQVINNNQLLIYRSLKS
- the nusG gene encoding transcription termination/antitermination protein NusG, whose amino-acid sequence is MSELKWYVLKAISGQENKVKNYIETEIKRLGFEQYVTQVVIPMEKVIQLRNGKKVPKERPYYPGYLMVEADLMGEIPHIIKNIPGVISFLSLTKGGDPVPMRKSEVNRMLGRMDELSEFATDLEIPYVVGENVKVIDGPFNGFNGTVEKILEDKKKIEVSVLIFGRKTPMELSYMQVEKV
- the tuf gene encoding elongation factor Tu; this translates as MAKETFNRNKPHLNIGTIGHVDHGKTTLTAAISAVLASKGLAEKKDFSAIDSAPEEKERGITINTAHIEYETEKRHYAHVDCPGHADYVKNMVTGAAQMDGAIVVCAATDGPMPQTREHILLCRQVNVPRIVVFMNKVDMVDDPELLELVEMELRDLLSTYEFDGDNSPVIQGSALGALTAATASPANTEDKWFKSVEELMDAVDTWIEQPPRDTEKPFLMPIEDVFSITGRGTVATGRIEAGVINTGDPVDIVGMGDEKLTSTITGVEMFRKILDRGEAGDNVGLLLRGIEKTDIKRGMVIAKKDSVKPHKKFKASVYILSKEEGGRHTPFHNKYRPQFYVRTTDVTGEIFLPEGVEMVMPGDNLEITVELLQPIALNVGLRFAIREGGRTVGSGQVTEILD
- the secE gene encoding preprotein translocase subunit SecE — encoded protein: MSSFIDFLKGSYNEFRHKVEWPKWADLQSSTIVVTIATVILSLFTFGVDELFSKAISNIIGMLINVFN
- a CDS encoding efflux RND transporter permease subunit: MNKFIKNIIAFSLKNKAFTFIWVAILAVAGFISFKNMPIEAFPDVTNTQIVIITQWNGRSAEEVERFVTTPIELAMSPVQKKTSVRSTTMFGLSIVKILFDDGVDDTFARNQVNNQLRTVSLPDGVDPEVQPPYGPTGEIFRYTLESKTKDSRELLTLQNWVIDRALRGVPGVADINVFGGQDKVFELSIDPRALDKYNLTPLQVYDAVTKSNLNVGGDVIEKNGQAYVVRGIGLVKSVVDIGNITIENDSGNPVLVKNVANVHESSMPRVGQAGLNNHEDTVEGIVVMRKGENPREVLVGVKAKIKELNEKILPKDVKMVTFYDRDNLMDFTTETVMHNLMEGIVLVTVMVLIFMADWRTTLIVSIIIPLSLLFAFLCLKLAGMSANLLSLGAVDFGIIIDGAVVMVEGIFVILDHKAHKYGMEKFNKMAKGGWIKQTGTGLGKAIFFSKLIIITSLIPIFSFQKVEGKMFSPLAFTLGFALMGALIFTLTLVPVLSHILLNKNVREKNNPFVNFWDRIVLKGFNYTFKYKKMSLIVAIAFLGVTLFSGKFLGTEFLPQLNEGSLWITAEMPMSSSLKESLKTADLLKKDIMSFSEVTDVLAQTGRSNDGTDPNGFGFVQFAVNLKPKNEWKRKISYDELIQEIDGKLRNYQGITFNYSQPISDNVAEAVAGFKAENGIKIYGDNLETLDRLAEEVLKEIKKVEGVKDPGIIKNIGQPEVSVVLDRDKMAAYGVMPADAQAVLEMAFGGKTASEMFDGERKFPIRLRYAQEYRKDENDIALLMVPTQDGAKIPLKEISTIVKDNGAAFIYRDDIKRYIGVKFSIRDRDLGGTIADAQKEVSKIELPDGYSIGWTGQFENQQRASHRLTQVVPVSILMIFFLLFILFGNIKDSLLVLANVPFALIGGIIALHVTRMNFGISAGVGMIALLGICIQNGVILISEFHQNVKNGLKLDDAIFTGVKSRTRPVIMTALMASIGLLPAALSTGIGSESQKPLAIVIIGGLITATVLTLLIFPIIFWIFYRTKRSQQI